In Chryseobacterium gotjawalense, the following are encoded in one genomic region:
- a CDS encoding response regulator, whose amino-acid sequence MKILIVDDNKDICLLIENILLAEGYDIQSCSNPSEFQEKLKNAKPELIITDMLMSGFDGRTLTKGIKNNSETADIKVMLMSAHPDAQQIHKEIGADDFLAKPFEIDDLVDKVERLLN is encoded by the coding sequence ATGAAGATATTAATAGTTGATGACAATAAGGATATATGCCTGCTGATCGAAAACATTTTGCTCGCTGAGGGTTACGATATTCAATCATGCAGCAATCCTTCAGAATTCCAGGAAAAATTGAAAAATGCTAAACCTGAACTAATTATTACTGACATGCTCATGTCTGGTTTTGATGGCCGGACTTTAACCAAAGGGATAAAAAACAATTCCGAAACCGCAGATATAAAAGTGATGTTAATGTCTGCCCATCCCGATGCACAACAGATTCACAAAGAAATTGGCGCCGATGATTTTCTGGCCAAACCTTTTGAAATAGACGATTTGGTTGATAAAGTGGAGCGCCTTTTAAATTAA